tAAAAAAAGTTAATACGAGAGATAAAAAGGCTTTGTAAAtaactataaatatatatattttttaaaatataacttaCTCATTCCATATGAttgtagtgttttttttttctagttttaCATCTTAAGCCTCTTTCTCTAATATGGATTCTGAGTTGGCGTGTGCCTCTCTCTCTGTAATAtgttaaataattaaatttaatttaacgATGTATACCTTTTGAAGTTCtctaatatgttatattaaaatatgaaaataacctttatgtcaggattgaaatGAAATAATTAGATTTAGTTTAACGATGCATATATTTCTGTTTAATCTGTAAGGCACCATCTACTGTCTAAAGAGGAATTAGAtcttttctcctttcttcttatCTTTTCACATTAGTACTCCCCTCCATGAACCTGGCTTCGACTACTCTATTTCTAAGGAAACACTCGTTCAACAGTACAAACCACGGTGGTGGTGGCTATTTTACATCTAGATTCTTTTGATCATATCAACATTATCAACGATATGCTCTCCTATTGATATCTTATGTTCTTCATGTACGATTATATTTGTAAGCCGGGCTGGTTGCTCTTTTGCGATTGCTCATATTTTACATATAATCATATTTTCACGATTTTGTTGATTCTTATTTTGTATCTTTTTATGGTCGAAAttgatagcaaataagatttttccaatgATACAACATATTTTGGCCCCAAGACACGTGAAGTTAGAATCCGTACTAAGACACTGCTCGACACGTCATACCTCGGGAACCCCAAGACACGCCAACTCAGAATCcatactaaggcactgctcggcacGTCACACCTCAGGAACTCCAAGGACAcgtcaagtcagaatccgtactaagacACTGCTCGGCACGTCCACCACGCCAACCCGCGTACAACCGACCcacgtacagtaatataaagacctaTGGCCAGCATCTAGCCAAAGGGGAAAAAAGGTGGcaaaaatcaattgatcactccactgacttgcttGTCGGAGGGGCCTCGTTGGATGATCCTAACGAgggccatttttgtaggaaaacgTAACCACCTCATGAAGGCGAGCTACCAACCACACGAGAATCGCCATCCAGTGCACGAAGGAGAGGAGTCAATCGGTCTGGATCTCGACCAACGCCAACTAACACTCCTTCCTGAGGGCGTggccacctcacgaagacgagctgctaaccaccccggagaaggagagacgcAACTCGATATACATGGCACTCGGATCGACACACCAAAGAACCCTGATCAACACCGAGTTGCGAGGGCCCGATCGACATCGGTATCTAGCTCAACCGACAGAAACTACCGACATCGGCCTGTGGACCTAACTGTGTTGACTCACCAGCTCTTGcctgagtcgctccagatcggttcccgacctacggCTCGCCAGCccaactcttgcccgagcctctccagatcggttcccgacctgcggcTCGCCAGCTCAGCtcctgcccgagcctctccagatcggttctcgaCCTGCGGCTCATTGGCCTAGCTCCTACCCGAGCCTCTCTAGATTGGTTCCTGACCTACGGCTTGCCGGCCTAGCTCTTggtcgagcctctccagatcactCCCGACTAGCGACCTATCAGCGCCCAAAGCTTGATTCTTGCTCGGGTcactctagatcgctcccgacgGGCAACCCGTCAACACTTAATTTGGAGCCGAGCTCATAAattcggtccccagactcaatacaGAGCCAAGCTCACAAACTCAGTCTCCAGACTTAATTCAAAactgagctcacaaactcggtccccaaactcaattcggagccgagctcacaaactcggtctccAGACTCAATACGGAGCTGAGCtaacaaactcggtccccagacccaATTCAGAGTTGAGTCAATTCGAAACCGAGCTCATAAACTCGGTctccagactcaattcggagccgagctcacaaactcggtccccagactcaattcggagccgagctcacaaactcggtccccagactcaattcggagctgagctcatAAACTCAGACTCCAGACTCGAATTGGACCCAAACTTATTTGGTTCCTAGGTTCGATTCAGAGCCGAATATACCCACTTAGACCCCAGATCTAGCTCCCATCTGAGTCATGCTAAATCGCTCTCAGTTTGTGACCCGCCGACACCAAAACCTGAGCATGGACGCAGTCACTTGGCCCACAGGCCCAACTCCATTGCCCGAGCTACGCCTCACgaccaatctaatgcccgagtcacatttcggcccgatccaatgcccgagctgCACCTCGGcccaatccaacgcccgagtcacGTTTCGGCCCAATTCGATGCCCAAGTCGCATCTCGGTCGATCCGACGCCTGAACCACGCATCTCGACCAATCCGACGCCTAAGTCGTATCCTAATGGATCTGACGCCCGAACCACACATCTCAGCCAATCCGACTCCCGAGTCACATCCCGATTGATCCGACACCCAAGCCACGCATCTTGGCCGAATCGATGCTCAAGCCGCACCTCGCCGGCCTAGTCCTTTTCCCGAGATGCCCTACATAGATCTCTGACTCGCGATCTATCAAAACTCTAACCGAGTTAGCCCAGCTCGATCCTCGATTCATGACTCATCGCTCCCAACTTCAAGCCGCCCCCAACCCATCATCTAACTTACGACGCATCGGTCTCGCCTCATCTGGCCCCGGCCACTCGATCGGCAGAGGCAACCCTTCCCGAGGCACAAGGCGCTGCCCCTCCAAACTGCCCCCACGACGAGCCAATTCAGCTTCCCCCGCAAGCAATCCACACTATCACATCACTCCGACCTAGGCATGCCTCTCAGCCCTCTTAGGACCCCACAACATGCCTTGGAGGGGGGAGGGGATAGATGGAGAAGTGATACGACATATTTTGGCCcccaagacacgccaagtcagaatccgtactaaggcactgctcggcacATCCACCACGCCAACCCGCGTACGACCGACCcacgtacagtaatataaagacctctgGCCGGCATTTGGCCAAAAAGGAAAAAGGGTGGTAAAAATCAATCgatcactccactgacttgctcgtcggaggggcctcgtcgggtgatcccgatGAGGGTCATTTTTGCAGGAAAACACGATCGCCTCACGAAGGCGAGCAGTCAACTACCTAAGAATTGTCATCTAGTGCACGAAGGAGAATAGCCAATCGGTCCAGATCCTGACCAACGGCAACCAGCACTCCTTCTAGAGGATGCGGTCACCTCACGAAGATGAGCTACCAATCACCCGGATCGGCACACCAAAAAAAACTCTTGACATCGGTCTAGACCTAATCGTACTGACTCATCAACCATaacacatttgttcactaacactCGACTTTCCCTTAACAGAAATCTTATCTGGAAATATATCAGTAGCCCTGTGTGTTTGTTGACGCAGTATGGCCGCCGATGCCATTCAGCTTCCGAAGCCTCGCACAAGTTTTCTTGATTGCCTTTTGCATGTATTGCTTTTATTTCAAGAAACATATTCTTGAGTTCCTATTTTCTTCCATGACCGCTCAAATATGTTTGAAATCATTCCCGGAAGAGGAGATtcttaaaactaaaaaataaaaataaaaagtgggAAGCCATCGGGGAATAGATTCTTTTTCAGTTCTTATTTTTTGAATCGTGCAAGTGCAGTTTATGAATTAAAAGGAAGTAACTTAGAAATAATTATCTATACTCAGAATCATCCCTTCCATGTCATTCGATTTCTCTTTAGTGCTTCATATTCATATGCCGACATCGATCCTATGATCCATCAAAATGACACCTTCCCACACCATCGCACATCGGCCAGCTAGGCTCCAACATCAGCTGTTCAGGACTACTTAGTAATATTGCCTCGATTTGCTTGCAACAGTAATAAAAGGATCAGTTCGCCACACGTTATGGAAGGGCATACTGAAGTGGCAGCTTATATCTATTCAACCAACATATATACACAACACCATTTTAACCCTCTGAAACCCTTACACACACTACTTTTATACATTCACGTATCTCCGTGCATCATATCAtcctgccaccactgcagccatgGCCTACTCACCCATCTCCACGATGATCTTTCCAGTGGCATGCCCCTCCACGCTTTTCGCCCAGGCTGCCACTGCTTCACTCAGTTGGTGCCTCGAGTCGAGGACCGTCTTAAGCTTCCCATCCCGCACCAGCTGAACCAAAAACCTCAAATCCTCCTTGTGCTGCATGAAGAGCAGCGGCACCAGCTTCttcttcgcaaaggtcagccttttCACCACTGAACGAAACCAGGTCCACGGAGTAGGAGTTAAATCGATCACCACCCCGTGAGCCGCCAGGTTTGGTTCAAAAGTGGACCAGCTGATACCCACCGTGCAGTGTATCACCACATCGTACTTCCTCCCCGAGGGGCTACTCAAGCTCTTGCCTTCCGGAGTTTTGTAGTCCAGCACCTCGTCTGCGCCCAACCTCTTCACGAGATCGATGTTCCGAGCACCGCAGGTGGCGGTCACATGAAGGTTGCCCAGCTTCGCGAGCTGGACCGTGAAAGACCCAACCCCACCGGAGGCAGCAGTGATCAAGACATTCCTGGGCTGACCGGTGCCATCCAACTTGGTTCCGCTGTACCTCAGTGCTTGGAGAGCAGTGAGCGCTGCGATCGGTAGGCTGGCACCCTCAGCTGCTGAAACTTCAGGTGGCCTGTCCACTGTCATGTTCACCGATGCAACAGCATACTCTGCAAGTCCACCTGCATTCTGATCATACCACACACATCTTAAGTTAGAAAGATTCAGGAACTCAACATGTACTCACTCTAAACTTACCTATCATGAGCAGTCATTTGATCGAGCAGTAccaaataccaagagcaacatacAAATTATACTGGGCACTAAGATTATAGTATGAACATACATAGCTTGCTTTCACAAGTTGAAGATGGAGAGAGTACTTGGAACAATTACCCGAAAGCTAAGCATGGAAACCACCTTGTCACCTGGCTTGAAGCTATGCACTCCCAGACCGACCTCAACAACTTCTCCAGCTACATCGGTCACTAGTGACCAACCAAGTACAGAACTTAGTTTCCATCctccattaaagagtatcaagaACCAAATGCTAGATATGATTTACGGATCTGATTAGTCTCATATCGATGGCTACCAGAGCAGAAACTAAATGTACAGTAGGATTCAACATGAATGGACACATCACAAGTAGTTGTTACTCTGATACTGTATAGCTGACGCTCAAATGCAAAAATTACATGAGCCAAGCTTCCAGGTAAGGAAGGAGCTCTCAGATTGTGCCCATTGAGACTGGGTAGTCACAACCGATACGAGACTTATAAAATCAggatttctttctcttttttgtgCAAATTTAGTCTTCTATCTACAGTCAATATCTTTATACCAAGCTAGCTGATATCTTAAAAAATTTGTCAAGTGAAATTTCAAACTTACAACCAAAGATAAGTGACTCTACTGCATCATTCCCCTATCAATTTTTAGGTGTAAAATCAAGGTATTACAGAAAGTAGTTCTGTCAATGTTCTAAAGCTTCTACCAAAATTAGTTTATCTATTTTTATCTGTTCAGCAGCACATATTCTCTCCCTTCCCATATAGTAGTAGTTCACATACAACatcaaaaatagaagaaaaaaaaatc
The window above is part of the Musa acuminata AAA Group cultivar baxijiao chromosome BXJ2-6, Cavendish_Baxijiao_AAA, whole genome shotgun sequence genome. Proteins encoded here:
- the LOC135615512 gene encoding chloroplast envelope quinone oxidoreductase homolog: MAGRTMHAVQYDGYGGGAAGLKHVEIQVPSPKKDEVLLRVEAASINPVDWKIQKGVIRPLLPPKFPFVPVTDVAGEVVEVGLGVHSFKPGDKVVSMLSFRNAGGLAEYAVASVNMTVDRPPEVSAAEGASLPIAALTALQALRYSGTKLDGTGQPRNVLITAASGGVGSFTVQLAKLGNLHVTATCGARNIDLVKRLGADEVLDYKTPEGKSLSSPSGRKYDVVIHCTVGISWSTFEPNLAAHGVVIDLTPTPWTWFRSVVKRLTFAKKKLVPLLFMQHKEDLRFLVQLVRDGKLKTVLDSRHQLSEAVAAWAKSVEGHATGKIIVEMGE